The region CGTCCTCGTAGCTGATGGGGCCCATCCGGTCGCTCATGCCCAGGCTGGTGACCATGGACCGCGCGATGTTCGTGACCTTGCGGATGTCCGAGTAGGCGCCCGAGCCGATCTTGCCCAGGAAGATCTCCTCGGCCACGCGGCCGCCCAGGGCCACGCAGATCTGGTCGAGCAGCTTCTGCTGGTCCTGGGTGTACTGGTCTTCCGTGGGCAGCATGAAGGTGACGCCCAGGGCCTGGCCGCGGGGGATGATCGTGACCTTGTGCACCGGATCGGCCTCGTCGCAGTGGTAGGCGACGACGGCGTGACCGGCCTCGTGGTAGGCCGTCTCGCGCTTGACCTTGTCCGTGAAGACGCGGCTGCGGCGCTCGGGGCCCATCATGACCTTCTCCTTGGCGTCCTCGAAGTCGTCCATCGTCACCGCGTCGTGGTTCTTGCGCGCGGCGAGCAGGGCGGCCTCGTTGACCAGGTTCTCCAGGTCGGCGCCCGCCATGCCGGGCGTGCCGGCGGCGATCTTCTTCACCGACACGTCCGCGTGGATGTGCGGCAGCTTCTTCATGTGGACCTTGAGAATGGCCTCGCGCCCGCCGAGGTCGGGCATGTCGACCACGATCTGGCGGTCGAAACGGCCGGGGCGCAGCAGGGCCGGATCGAGCACGTCCGGGCGGTTGGTGGCCGCCAGCAGGATCACGCCGTCGTTGGACTCGAAGCCGTCCATCTCGACCAGGAGCTGGTTCAGCGTCTGCTCGCGCTCGTCGT is a window of bacterium DNA encoding:
- a CDS encoding AAA family ATPase — its product is DEREQTLNQLLVEMDGFESNDGVILLAATNRPDVLDPALLRPGRFDRQIVVDMPDLGGREAILKVHMKKLPHIHADVSVKKIAAGTPGMAGADLENLVNEAALLAARKNHDAVTMDDFEDAKEKVMMGPERRSRVFTDKVKRETAYHEAGHAVVAYHCDEADPVHKVTIIPRGQALGVTFMLPTEDQYTQDQQKLLDQICVALGGRVAEEIFLGKIGSGAYSDIRKVTNIARSMVTSLGMSDRMGPISYEDGGREVFLGRDYGRQTAHSEKTMQEIDDEVKRIVDEQLQRARRILDTHRDSVEVVTAALLERESIDGDEFVMLMKGEELPAPAIKVDHSLGSDAPDGPAPAGPTAPTGDAPDGPEPPTASTEGGAAAPADDEPEPRA